The genomic segment ACTGTTGAGTTGTCTCTAAGAACCCATAAGTACATATCTTTCATAGAATCTTTCTTTAATGATTCTGACAACTTTTGGAACATGGTCTTGCCAATCTTCTTTCCTTGATGACTTTTAAGAAGGTAAATTGCGCAAAGTTCGCCTTCATACCCATGTTCTTTTTCTCTGGCTTCACCACCATTAACAAATCCAACAATTTCACCATTTACTTCGGCTACAAAAGTATATTGTTTTGCTGTATTACTAGAAATGATGTTCTCCCACATCTCTTGTCTTTTAGCTTTAGAAAGAGTTGATAGGTATGAGTCAGGAACAATTCCTGTATATGTCTCTATCCAAGAATCAACATGGACTCTGGCGATTCCACTCGCATCCTGAACATTCGCTTCTCTAATTAAAAATTCCATAAATTTCTCCTATATATGGAATATCAGAGCATAGCCAAAATGTCACGGTGCAACTAAGCAGGACGGCTTAATTTGGACTCAGCTTTTTTGATAATAGGCCTTATTAGCGTTTTTGATTTTGGATTGTGGTCAAGAAGTCTCTCTAGTGATGATAGGTGACCAAGTAGCTCACCACGAGATACTGACTTAGATTCAACCTCTTTTTTAATTAAATTGACTCTCTTGCTTAAACTTAACCCTTCATCTAGCATGTGCAGGATTTTATCGGCGAGTTTCATAGGACCCTACCTTGGAGTAGCTTTTGATTTTTAGTGACAAAGAGTTCACGGCAAACGGTTCGAAATTCGTCCACTTTGCCCCGCCATTCCTCTTTATTCACTAAATTCGCTTTTCAATATGTTACGGCAGCACTAACGTTTGCCTTCTCTCGCTGAAAGCTTTCGCTTTCAGCTGTTCAATTATGAAACACTTAATATGCCATTTTTGAAATTCTAGAAAAAGTAACTGTTTAAAATCAAGACTTTACATAAATGAAATAAATCACCTCTTTGCATTGATTCTTCGTGTGTTGCCAATTCATAGCAACTCGTGTTGCACTAATAGAAGGGAGAGATTTATGTTGAGTTCAAAGTTTATTTTATTAATAAGCATAGTGTTTAGTACGCAAGTTTTTGCGGCAGACGATTACATGTATTTCCTAGTTGATTCGATGAAATTAACTAAGGCCCAAACTGACTCGAGGCTTGAAGGACTAACAGTTGCCAAAAAGATTCTCGTTCTTATGGATGATAATGAAGTTGAAATTGATGTGGGCCCGGATAGAGTTTTCGAAGCCAAGACATTTCTAGAGAATGATAAATTTACATTTTATAAAGATGGAATCAAGTTTGCGACACCATTGGGTTCTTCAAATCCTGTTCTACAAATTACTCATCTCGATATTGAGCAAGCTGAAGTAGAACTTGCGACAAGTGGTATTAGTATCAAGGGAGATCATCTCAATACTAACTTTGGCGACTTAAATTTCTATGTTGATAATCTTGATATGTATTGTGATACAAAGGGAAAATTTACGACAGATATTGATGTTGCTTGTATTGCAAACACTAAGATTGTTCCATTTAATACAAACAAAAACAGTACAATCCTCGCAAAAGATGTTTCAGATAAAAATGAATTTGAAATTAAAATTGAGAGTCGTGAAGTTTCAATTAATGAAGATCGTTTATTTATTGAAAGTGAGAATATTGCAGGCTTTTATAAAAAATCACATTTCGGTCTTGGTAAGGGAACATTAGATTGCTTCAAAGATATCAACATGACAGATATTGATGTTGATAAGATCGTGCTTGGTTGTTTACAAGAGTCGAATATAACAGGAAAAAAATTAAAGTTTAAAGAGTCTGGAATCAACCTTCACATTAATACAGCAGAAGTTGTTTTTGCTCGCGATCATTTTACGATGAAGGCTGATTATGCGAGCTTCAAGACAGATTCATCGCCAACTTATGTCGCAGGAATGAAGTTTGAATGTGACAAGGATGAGCTTGGAATGGGTGAGAGGATGCCGTTTTCACAGAGTTCATTTTTAAATGGATGTATGAGACATAGTTTATTTAAGATAGAGAGACTTGATAATGATTTAAGTGATATCAATTATAGAGAAGCAATTGTCGATGCTACAGATATTAAAGATCTAAAGCTGGAAATTAAGAATGGAAGATTTAATTTAGTTGGTAAGCCGAAAGTTGTTTTTAGAGTGCCGATTAGAGTTAGTGGTCAAATTACGCATAACGCACTAATAGATGAAGTAGAAATAAAGGTCAATAAGGCTACGGTAGCTGGGATAACAGCAAAAGCGTACACTTTAAAGCTTATAAGAAAATTTATTGATAGTGATCGCGTTAAGATTAAGGGTGATTCGATAATCATTCAATTATAGTTATGTTCATTGACACATCTTGGCCCGTATGATTAATATTGCTTAGGTAGCTGGGCCAGGCAAGTGTATTCAGGGTGAACTCCGCCAGGTCGGGAACGAAGCAACGGTAGCTTTTGTTGCATTGTGTCTGTGTTCAGCTACTCCTATTTCAAATATCTATTTGCCTACCCTTAGCTAATATTTTAGATTATTCATATCACAAATTTTATATTGGGAGCTTCATGTCATATCAAGTCCTTGCAAGGAAATGGCGTCCTCAGAAATTAGAAGACGTTGTTGGACAGGAACACATTATTAGATCATTACAAAATTCTCTAAGAGAGGATCGAGTTGGTCACGCATATATCTTTTCAGGAACTCGTGGGATTGGAAAAACATCGGTAGCAAGACTTTTTGCGAAGTCGCTTCGTTGTACAGAAAGACTTGCTGATGGTAATGCTTGTGGCAAATGTTCTGCTTGTGAAGATTTCAATACGAGCTCATCAATGAACATTATCGAAATCGATGGTGCTTCGAATAATAGTGTTGAAGATGTACGTGATTTGATTGGAAATATTCAATATGTTCCAACGACAGGTAAATATAAAGTTTATATTATCGATGAAGTTCATATGTTATCGACAAGTGCATTCAACGCACTTTTAAAAACGTTAGAAGAACCACCAAGTCACGCAGTATTTATTCTCGCAACAACTGAACCAGATAAACTTCTTGGAACAGTTCTCTCTCGTTGTCAGAGATTTGATTTTAGAAATGCGGAGATTAAAGATCTCGTTGCACATATTAAGCATATTGCTTCAGTTGAGAATATTAAGTTTGAAAATGATAATTTAATTACTGAGCTTGCAAAACTTGGGAGTGGATCTTTTAGAGACACACTTTCACTACTTGATCAGGTATTAAGTTTTTCTATTGATGGAAATATTACTGAAGAAATTTTTGCGAGATCATTAGGGATTGCAAGAATTGAGACAATGAAGTCAATTATTGATGGAATTGTTAATGGAAATGTAGAAGCATTATCCGCAGCATATAGAAGTGCTCTATATGAAAATGTAAGCGCAAAAAATATTGCGAAAGCAATTCTTGAAACAGCATTTCAAATTGTCATTGCAAAAGACTACAAAGACTTTAATAGAGTAAGTAGCAAGATCAGCGCAGAAAATTTCGAAAAAATTGGGCGTGCAGAAATTTATTGGATCTATGAAGTTCTTTCTACTGATATCACTTGGGCCATTTCATCAATGTGTCCAGAGGATGCCCTCGAACTAGTATTTAGAAAAGTTGCCTTAAGACATGAGTTTATGGCCGAGGTTCAAGGGGGTGCGCAAGTCGCACAGGGAAAGCCGGTAACTAACTCGGTTGCTGCTCCTATTTCAAAGTCAGTTCCAGTTGAGCAACCAGTTTCTAAACTAGAAGTTGTTGAGGCTCCTGTTGAAGTTGTGAAGCCTGAAGCCGAGCCAATTAAAATTGTAATTCCAATGCCAGAGCCCGAATCTACTACTGAAAAGATAGAAGAGGTTGTGGAGGAAGTACAAGCTCCATCAATTGAAAAAGAAAAGTCTAATGAGCCAAAAGATTGGAATGGCTTCTTATCATTTTTAAGATCTGTTTCTCCTGCTGCTAGTGCAAACCTTGAGCAAGGAAACTTACTTTCACCAATTTCGTATACAGCTGAGATGTTATCTGTGGAGCTTGGTTATCCAATGAGCTCAAAAGTTTTTTATGACTATCTCAATGAGAAAGAGGCTTTCGATAAATTGATGAACAATCTTTCAAATTATTTTCAGATTGATCATGGAAAGATTGATCTTAAAATTCAGCTGGTAGGGAAAGAAGAAGCTGAAGAACAACAGTTCAAGTCAAAAATAGAAATTAAGTATGAAGCCGAGCAAGAGCGTTTAAAGCAAATGGAAACTAACTTGGTAAACGATCCAGTGATTAAACATGCTGAGACGATATTTAATTCGAAAGTAGATAAAATTACACTAAACGATAAAAAATAGGAGACATATATGTCAAAGAACATGAATAACTTAATGAAACAAGCACAACAAATGCAACAGAAGATTGCAACACTTCAAAAGGAACTTGAGTCGCGTGAGATGGAAGTAAGTTCTGGTGGTGGTGCTATTGTTATTAAGATCAATGGTAAGCAAGAACTTCTTGGAATTAAAATTTCTAAAGAAGCTGTTGATCCAACTGATGTCGAAACACTAGAAGATTTAGTTCTAACTGCAGTTAACCACGCTGTTAAGGAATCACAAGATATGGTTTCTAAAGCAATGAGTAAGGTAACTGGTGGATTAAATATTCCTGGATTATTCTAGATGAAATTGCCAGATAAGATTTTAAACGTCGTTGATATGTTTTCTAAGGTACCAGGTATTGGTGAGAAGACAGCTCTTCGTAATGTTTTAAAAATTACAACATGGGAACCTAGAGAACTCATGGCATTTAGTGAAGCACTAAGAAACCTTGCTGAAATTCAAAGTTGTAAGGAATGTGGTGCTTATTCTGATGATGAAATTTGTCTTATCTGTAGCAATGAAAAAAGAAAGCATTGTGGTGATCTGTGTGTTGTAGAGTCAATAACGGATTGCCTCGCCATTGAGAGAAGTAATCAGTTTCATGGAGTTTATCATATTCTAGGTGGAGTATTAAATCCTCTATTAGGGATTGGCCCTAGTGAATTAAAACTCGATGTATTAGAAAAACGAGTGAGAGAACTTGGAGTTGAAAATTTAATCCTGGCAATTAGTCCATCCGTGGAAGGTGATGCGACTTGTGGATATATAAAATCAATCTTACCAGAGAGTGTAAGTGTTGATAGAATTGGTTTTGGTATCCCGATGGGTGGAAATTTAGATTATCTTGATTCGATGACGATTTCTAAGGCCCTTGAGAATAAAAGAAAAGTATAGGAGTACGTTTTGGATAAACTGGAAGTTATCATTCACGAATTTTTTAAGGAATATGCTGGTCTTGAAAGCTTAAAGAACGCAGCACTTTTAGTTTGTCGTCGTGATGGAGTTCCTCTCTTTTCATATAAAACATTCGAGTCATCTTGGAATGATTCAACTGCAGGAGCATTAATCGGCGGGATGTGGCAAGCAGCTGAAACGTTGACTCAATTTATACCTGAAGTTAGAGATGAAGATTTTAGATTTTCCTTTGATACTTCATCTCGAGGCATATTCATTATTGAGTTGAGTGGAAATTTTGAACCATTATATCTAAGCTATATTTATTATAATTTAGATAATCCTGCTCGTATGAAATCTCGTGTAAAATCAATTAAAGATAAATTAGATTTATACCTCGACGACCACTTAAGTAATCAGGTTGCGAGAGTAGATAAAAAAGATAAAGAAGTATTCCTCTTCTCTGATATTTCAGATGATGAGATGGATGATTTATTTTCAGAAGTGATTGCCTAATCATTTGGAGGAAGAGTGTCTTTTGTAAATTACAAGACTAAAGAAATTAATTGTAAGATAGTTTATTACGGCCCAGGCCTGGGTGGTAAGACGACTAATATTCAATACGTATATAAGAAGTCTGCTGGAGAGAATAAGGGAGAGATGGTTTCTCTTAATTCAGAGAATGAAAGAACTATCTTCTTTGATTTTCTTCCATTAGATTTGGGAGAGATTAGAGGATTTAGAACTCGCTTTCATCTCTATACTGTTCCAGGGCAAGTTTTCTATGAATCTTCACGTAAGTTAATCTTACGTGGTGTTGATGGAGTGGTTTTCGTTGCAGATAGCCAGCTTGAAAGAATGGAAGCAAATATCGAAAGTTTAAAAAGCTTGCAGTCTAATCTTGCTGAGCAAGGTTATGATATTGAAAAAATCCCTCTTGTTTTTCAGTGGAACAAAAGAGATCTTCCAAATGTTTCGTCTGTTGAAGATATGAGCTTAACTCTTAATCAGTATCAACGTCCTGAGTTTGAAGGTGTTGCAACTAAGGGCGACGGAGTTTTCACAACTCTAAAATCAATTACGAAGCTTGTTCTGATGAATTTAAAAGGTGGTCTATGAAACTAGACCCTTGTAGTTCAGATATATAATTAAAGATTCTAGAAGCGCTTCTTGGCAGAAATAGCTAGAGCGCGTTCCAACTAAGTGATGACCACGAATAATTCCAAGATTTGTTCCCTTATCAAAATAATAAGGGAATAAAGAATTTTCAGCATCAACAACACCATCATTTTTCATGTTACTTTTTAAAAAACCCTTGGCAAGCATCATCCAAACATGACTTTGGTACCATTCACTTTCAAAACCAATTGCAGTGTAAAAAAGCTTGCTAGGAAGTTTCTCATGATTTTTTCTAAGCCATGGACGTTGAAATGTAGATGAGATTGATTTTTGAAACTCTTTTGCCATTACATCTGTTTTTTCATTCAACGCTTTATAAATTTTTGTATCTGAAAAATTATGAACTGAGTTTAAAACTTTGAACATTCTACTGTTTAGATGATCAGAGCCTAGTAGAGGTGAAGCGATAGTCGATATTCCAAGTATATGTTGATTTGCAAAATCAGCATTCTCTTTTAAGAAATGAAGAGAATCAAGTCCACCTTTAGAATAACAAATAAACCAGAGTTTTTGCTTTGGATGTTTTCTAACGTAGGACTTAACTTGTCTGTCTAGTAGCTTTGCATTGTGTTCACAAGACTTGAACCCATTCACGCGAGGAGTGAAATATTCAATACCATATTTCTCTTGAAGGTGAATTGCCGCTCTTTCAAATGCCGCCGAAGAAAACAACTCATTAAATACTCCTGGTACTAATACCAGTGTGCAATTAAGACGTGGAATTTCAAGCATTGGCTTGTGATCTGGATAGTAGAACGAGTACTCAATCTCATTATAGATAGTTTTAAAAATTTCTTCATCGCTAAATTCTTCAATGGTATTACCTTGAGACACTCTTTTAAGAATGCTCGCCTGGCTAGGTGTCATTTCAGCAAGATCACCCTTATTTGTGAAGTCGATCATTGAAACAAGATAACGAAGAGTTGACTGACCAATCCATACACCAGAGTTTAGTAGGTTTCGAAGAAGGAAAACCGCCTCTCGCGGGCTTGGGTTTGACGTCAGCGATTTTAATTTATTCTGAAGATCAGTTTTTGAAAACTTTGTCGCATCTCTAAGAAATGACTTTGAGCGTGAAATGCGTGATTTATACCGACTCGTTTTGTTCTTAACGAGGTCAATATTTTCATAAAAATGTTTATTCAATTTAAAGTCTAAATCAGTCATATTCTTTATAAGAAAAACTTTAAAGATCACTACCTTCGAAGTAACATTATACAGAATTAAAATTTTGGCACTCTAATAGGCCAGAAGTCAAATTTGTAGGAGAGACTGTATGCAAAAGTTAGGTATTATTGGTGGAAGTGGTATTTATTCTTTAGATAATATTAAGATTGTTGCAGAGCATATTGTTGAAACACCATTTGGAGCACCAAGTGATGCAGTTATTCAGGCTGAGGTTAATGGAGCTGAGTGTTACTTTTTGCCAAGGCACGCACGCGGTCATAAAATTCTCCCACATGAAGTAAATTATAGAGCGAATATATATGCCCTTAAAAAATTAGGTGTTGATGTGATCATTAGTGTGTCAGCTGTTGGATCACTGAAAGAAGAGCATGCCCCGACTCACTTTGTACTTCCTGATCAGTTTATTGACTGGACAAAAGGTAAGAGAGAGAGAACTTTCTTTGGTGAAGGTATCGTTGCTCATGTGTCGACAGCTTACCCTGTAGAAAAAGTTCTTCAAGAAAGAATTCATAAAACTTGTATGGAGCTTGATATTAATGCCCATAAAGGCGGAAGTTATATCTGTATCGAAGGCCCACAATTTTCTTCGAGAGCAGAGTCGGAACTATATCGTTCATTCGGAGCTTCAGTTATTGGTATGACAAACGTACCAGAGTCTTATCTTGCGAAAGAGGCGGGAATTGCTTATGCAACAATTGCAATGGTTACAGATTATGACTGTTGGAAAGAAGAGCATTGTGCTGTTGATGAAATTATGAAAGTTATGACAACTAATAATCAAACAGTGCAGAAGTTAATTCTAAAGCTCATCCCAGATCTGGTAGCAAACCCAATTTCATTTGTAAAAGAGAATGCTGTGGGTGTGATGACTCCTAAAGACCTTTGGACAGAAGCTCAAAAAGAGTGGATGGAAGTGATTTTAAAATAATGACATATACGGAACACTACTCTGTATTAAAGAAAGAATGCCTTGATCTATTGTATGAAGGTATTAGTGATGATCCTTCGTATCGTCCGCTTTTTGCTGACTGTACATTTGGGGGAGGCGGTCACTCACTTGCGATTGTCGAAAGAGATAAACGTTCTTCGCTTATTTCTTTTGATCAAGACCCTGATGCATTAAGAAATGGTCGTGAACTAATTGCGGCGAGAAATATTGGGGATAGACTTCATCTCGTCGATTCAAACTTTGTTCATTTTGAAGAAGTGGTAAAGAACCAGAAAGCTGAACTTCTCGAAGGCCATGGTGGTCTCGATGGCGTGTTACTTGATCTCGGTGTTTCCTCTCATCATTTCGATGCTGGTGATAGAGGTTTTTCGTTTCGAATGGAAGCACCTCTCGATATGAGAATGGATTTTGATAATGATGAAATCCAAACAGCAAAAGATATTATTAATAACTATAGTGGTGAAGAACTTTCAAAAATCTTCTATGCCTTTGGTGAAGAGAAATTTACAAAGAAGATTGTTGCAAATATTCTCGAGAAGAGATTAATTGCCCCTATAGAGACAACAACTGAGTTAGCGGAACTTATTCGTGAGAGTTATCCCGCTAAACTACGTTATGGAAAGATACATCCTGCTACTAAATGTTTTCAGGCCTTGAGAATTGAGGTGAATAAGGAGTTATCGGTATTAACCGACGTGATTCCTCAGATAATTCCTTTATTAAAAAAAGGTGGTAAACTATTAGTAATAACATTCCATTCTCTTGAGGATAGGATTGTGAAGCATGAATTTAAAAATTATGAACTTAAAGAAGATGGTGTTCTTTGTGAAGTGGTGACGAAAAAGCCGATTATTCCATCCGATGAGGAAATAAAAGAAAATTCACGCTCAAGAAGTGCTAAACTAAGAGTGCTAAGAAGAATCGAAAGCAAAAGAGTAAAGAGCAAGAATAAGTATGCTCAGTTTTCTAAGATAGGAGAACAAGAATGACCTCAGGGACGAGAGCTCAAAGAAGCAAAAACATCAACGTTACAGGCGCATTTAAAGAGAAATTTAAAAATATCTTTTTTAGTGCTCAAGGAATGCCAATTGTTCTTTGCCTGATCACAGTAACAATCCTCTTTGTACTATTTAGAATGAAAGGTGTTGAGATGAATTATCAGATTAACTCAATTCAAAAAGATGTAGAGAAAGTAAAAGTAGAAGGAAAGGAACTAAAGGCTAAGAAAGCAAAATACCTTTCAATTAATAACTTAAGAAAAATGGCTAAAAAGCACGATCTTGCTCAACCGAAGCAACATCAGATTATTGTTGTGCCGTAGAGAACTATGAAAGAAATTGAAAAGAAGCGCATACAATTTATTTTTATTTTTTTCTGTTTAGCTTTTACTGCTGTAATATTTAAAGCATTAAAAGTTCAAGTAGTAGATAAAGAGCACTTACTTTCAAAAGCAAGCAAACAATTTTTTAGAGAAAGAAAAGTATATCCGCGTCGTGGACATATTTATGATAGAAATGGGAATCCTTTAGCGATTAACGTTCGTACTTATAGTATCTTTGCGATTCCTAAAAATATCAAATCTGATGAAGCATACACAAAAATTGCTAAAATAATTCCAGATGTTAATGCAAAAGAACTGAAAAAAAATGTTGAAGAAAGAGGTAAGTTTACTTGGATCGCTCGTAAAGTAAGTCTAACTTCAGAGCAGTTTGATGAGTTAAAAGATATTCCTGGTGTATACGGTGAAGAAATTCCAAAAAGATTTTATCCTAACCATGAACTAGCCGCACAAGTTCTAGGATTTGTTGGAGTTGATAACGATGGACTATCTGGTCTCGAACATCAGTTTGATAAAGAACTTCAAGGTGAACCTCAAATTATAAAATATGTAATCGATAATAAAGGTCGTCCCGTAAGATTTGTTTCACAAAATACTGGAGATCGCGCAAAAGACCTTTATTTAAGTATTGATAAAGATCTTCAGGCCGTAGCTGAAAAGCACCTAAAAGAAGCTGTTGAAGAAGTTGAGGCATTTCGTGGCGGTGTTGGTGTAATGAATGTTGAAACTGGAGAGATTCTTGCGATGGCAAACTATCCGGCTTTTGATCCAAATGATCCAACAACAAGTGAAAGTATTCATAGAAAGCTTCCGTTTGTAAGTGATCCTTTTGAACCAGGGTCAACGTTCAAGTTATTAACAGTAGCTTCTGCTCTTGAGCATAAGATTGTAAGACCAAATACAAATTATTATTGTGAGCAAGGTCGACTGAAGGTTGAAGATCATATAATCACTGAAGCAGAATCAAGAAAGAAATTTGAATGGCTTTCTGTATCTGAGATCGTTCAACACTCATCGAATGTTGGTACAACTAAAATTGCATTTGATCTAACATTTCCAAAGTTAAAAGAAACTGTTGTGAAGTTTAATATCGGTGAAAAGACAGGAGTAGAGGTTCCTGGAGAATCGCGTGGTATTTTTACCGATGATAAAAATGTCTCTCCACTTTCTTTAAGTAATATTAGTTTTGGTCAAGGTGTCGCAACGACAGGTATCCAGATGATGGCGGCTTATGCTGCAATCGCTAATGGCGGAAATTATGTTACTCCTACAATTTTAAAAGTCGATGACCCAAACAAAGTAGTAAAGAAGAGAATTATTTCTGAGAAAACAGCTGAAGAATTAACTCAGATGATGGTTGAGACTGTTGAAAAAGGAACAGCAACACAGGGAAGAGTTCCTTATTTTACAATTGCCGCTAAGACAAGTACTGCTCAGAGATCAGATGCTTCTGGTATGTATAAAGGTTATATTCCTGGCTTCTTAGGTTATCCAGTTGGCGTAGAAAATAAATTTGTTGTCTATGTATATATCGATAATCCAGCACCAGGAAAGTCGTATTATGGAAATACCGTTGCTGGTCCTGTATTTAAAAAAGTTACAGAGTTTTTACTTTATAAGAATAAGGAATTTGAAAAACTTGCAGAGAATAATGAATATAAAAATGCTGATGCATTTGATTCTGTAAAGGTAACACAATCATCTAAAAGAACATTTGGTAATGGAAGAATTCCTAACTTTATTGGACTTGACAAAAAATCTGCGCAAAACCTTGCTGATAAATTAGGTATTGATTTAGTTCATTCTGGAATAGGGGTGGTTACGAATCAATCGATAGAGGCAGGGGGAACAGTATCTAAGAATGATGTTGTGAAATTAAAATATACTCCTCCAACTTATGAATAACGCACACACAATTAAATCAGTTACAACGAATATCCAAGATGCAGATAGTAATTCTGCTGTTTTTTATCGAATCAACGAAGGGCAGAAAAACAAAGACCTCTTTATTGAGCGATTAAAGAATTCGCAAGCACAAGTCGTATATGTTTATTCAGTAGAACAATGGAATTGTGAAGACGACCGTGTGGTCTTAGTTAATGAGGATGAATTCTTAAATCTTCAAGAAAAACTTTGTAATGATGTCTATCCAAATTGGTCTAAAGTAAAAGTTATTGGAGTAACTGGGACAAATGGAAAGTCGACGATTGTTCACTTGTGTCAGCAAATTCTAAGTGCAAATGGGCAGAAGGCTTTCACTATTGGAACAATTGGAGTCTTTGATGGAGAGAAGGAACTACTTCCTTCCCCAGGGGCAACAACACCATCAGCAATTGATTTAAAAAGAATTCTACATACTTTATCGACATATGATTTTGCATGTATCGAAGTGTCTAGCCATGCTTTAGCGCAGGGAAGACTAAAAGGTATTGAACTAATAAGTGCGGGCTTCACTAATCTCACTCAAGATCATTTGGACTATCATGGGACATTAGAGAATTACTTCTTAGCAAAAGTAAAAATTTTGGAACATGCAAATAAGCTATATATCCCTGCAGGTGAAGATGAGCTTAAAAACCTTCTTGATAAAGCAAGTATTAAATATACTGTTGCTCCACAAGTAGACGTCTCATATTTAAAAGATAGCTTTCAAATGAGCTTTAACTTAAAAAATATAAGTTTAGCGAATTCACTGGTAGTTGAAGCACTGGGAAAAAAAATAGTAATACCTACAGATATTGATTTACCTAAAGGTCGATTCAATCTTTTTTCATATGAAAA from the Bacteriovorax sp. Seq25_V genome contains:
- the mtnP gene encoding S-methyl-5'-thioadenosine phosphorylase; amino-acid sequence: MQKLGIIGGSGIYSLDNIKIVAEHIVETPFGAPSDAVIQAEVNGAECYFLPRHARGHKILPHEVNYRANIYALKKLGVDVIISVSAVGSLKEEHAPTHFVLPDQFIDWTKGKRERTFFGEGIVAHVSTAYPVEKVLQERIHKTCMELDINAHKGGSYICIEGPQFSSRAESELYRSFGASVIGMTNVPESYLAKEAGIAYATIAMVTDYDCWKEEHCAVDEIMKVMTTNNQTVQKLILKLIPDLVANPISFVKENAVGVMTPKDLWTEAQKEWMEVILK
- the dnaX gene encoding DNA polymerase III subunit gamma/tau; its protein translation is MSYQVLARKWRPQKLEDVVGQEHIIRSLQNSLREDRVGHAYIFSGTRGIGKTSVARLFAKSLRCTERLADGNACGKCSACEDFNTSSSMNIIEIDGASNNSVEDVRDLIGNIQYVPTTGKYKVYIIDEVHMLSTSAFNALLKTLEEPPSHAVFILATTEPDKLLGTVLSRCQRFDFRNAEIKDLVAHIKHIASVENIKFENDNLITELAKLGSGSFRDTLSLLDQVLSFSIDGNITEEIFARSLGIARIETMKSIIDGIVNGNVEALSAAYRSALYENVSAKNIAKAILETAFQIVIAKDYKDFNRVSSKISAENFEKIGRAEIYWIYEVLSTDITWAISSMCPEDALELVFRKVALRHEFMAEVQGGAQVAQGKPVTNSVAAPISKSVPVEQPVSKLEVVEAPVEVVKPEAEPIKIVIPMPEPESTTEKIEEVVEEVQAPSIEKEKSNEPKDWNGFLSFLRSVSPAASANLEQGNLLSPISYTAEMLSVELGYPMSSKVFYDYLNEKEAFDKLMNNLSNYFQIDHGKIDLKIQLVGKEEAEEQQFKSKIEIKYEAEQERLKQMETNLVNDPVIKHAETIFNSKVDKITLNDKK
- a CDS encoding lecithin:cholesterol acyltransferase domain protein is translated as MTDLDFKLNKHFYENIDLVKNKTSRYKSRISRSKSFLRDATKFSKTDLQNKLKSLTSNPSPREAVFLLRNLLNSGVWIGQSTLRYLVSMIDFTNKGDLAEMTPSQASILKRVSQGNTIEEFSDEEIFKTIYNEIEYSFYYPDHKPMLEIPRLNCTLVLVPGVFNELFSSAAFERAAIHLQEKYGIEYFTPRVNGFKSCEHNAKLLDRQVKSYVRKHPKQKLWFICYSKGGLDSLHFLKENADFANQHILGISTIASPLLGSDHLNSRMFKVLNSVHNFSDTKIYKALNEKTDVMAKEFQKSISSTFQRPWLRKNHEKLPSKLFYTAIGFESEWYQSHVWMMLAKGFLKSNMKNDGVVDAENSLFPYYFDKGTNLGIIRGHHLVGTRSSYFCQEALLESLIIYLNYKGLVS
- the recR gene encoding recombination mediator RecR — translated: MKLPDKILNVVDMFSKVPGIGEKTALRNVLKITTWEPRELMAFSEALRNLAEIQSCKECGAYSDDEICLICSNEKRKHCGDLCVVESITDCLAIERSNQFHGVYHILGGVLNPLLGIGPSELKLDVLEKRVRELGVENLILAISPSVEGDATCGYIKSILPESVSVDRIGFGIPMGGNLDYLDSMTISKALENKRKV
- a CDS encoding GNAT family N-acetyltransferase, producing the protein MEFLIREANVQDASGIARVHVDSWIETYTGIVPDSYLSTLSKAKRQEMWENIISSNTAKQYTFVAEVNGEIVGFVNGGEAREKEHGYEGELCAIYLLKSHQGKKIGKTMFQKLSESLKKDSMKDMYLWVLRDNSTVNFYQGMGGLKGTEKIDEIGGKELLEDLYYWENL
- a CDS encoding ATP/GTP-binding protein; its protein translation is MSFVNYKTKEINCKIVYYGPGLGGKTTNIQYVYKKSAGENKGEMVSLNSENERTIFFDFLPLDLGEIRGFRTRFHLYTVPGQVFYESSRKLILRGVDGVVFVADSQLERMEANIESLKSLQSNLAEQGYDIEKIPLVFQWNKRDLPNVSSVEDMSLTLNQYQRPEFEGVATKGDGVFTTLKSITKLVLMNLKGGL
- the rsmH gene encoding 16S rRNA (cytosine(1402)-N(4))-methyltransferase RsmH yields the protein MTYTEHYSVLKKECLDLLYEGISDDPSYRPLFADCTFGGGGHSLAIVERDKRSSLISFDQDPDALRNGRELIAARNIGDRLHLVDSNFVHFEEVVKNQKAELLEGHGGLDGVLLDLGVSSHHFDAGDRGFSFRMEAPLDMRMDFDNDEIQTAKDIINNYSGEELSKIFYAFGEEKFTKKIVANILEKRLIAPIETTTELAELIRESYPAKLRYGKIHPATKCFQALRIEVNKELSVLTDVIPQIIPLLKKGGKLLVITFHSLEDRIVKHEFKNYELKEDGVLCEVVTKKPIIPSDEEIKENSRSRSAKLRVLRRIESKRVKSKNKYAQFSKIGEQE
- a CDS encoding YbaB/EbfC family nucleoid-associated protein — protein: MSKNMNNLMKQAQQMQQKIATLQKELESREMEVSSGGGAIVIKINGKQELLGIKISKEAVDPTDVETLEDLVLTAVNHAVKESQDMVSKAMSKVTGGLNIPGLF